The genomic region AGCATCGGTGATTGCCAGCATTTGGGCGGCAAGCAAGGCAGCATTCTTTGCTCCGTCCACCGCTACTGTGGCAACCGGTATGCCGGATGGCATCTGTACCGTGGCAAGCAGCGCATCAAGTCCTTCCAAGGAACTTGAAGTGGGAACCCCGATTACGGGGAGTGTGGTCTGTGAGGCAAGCACTCCAGCCAGATGTGCGGCTTTGCCAGCTATGGCAATGATAGTGCCATATCCCTTTTCTCTTGCTTTTTTTGCAAAATCCGTGGCTTCATCAGGGGTTCTATGTGCACTATAGATATTGCATGTATAGTCGATGCCCAGTTCTTTCAGGGTCTGTGCAGTTTCCTTTGCCAGAGGAAGGTCGCTGTCACTTCCCATGACGATGGCTACTTTGTAGTTCATAGGCTCCCTTTCATTGAAAATATGCCGCCAGAGTATCGGCTGTGGAAAAGAATTGCAACAGGAATGGAACAAAAAAAACAACATTTTGGAATTTGTTGCAACAAATGGCAATTCCAATACGATAAATTCTTCTCGAAAGGCTTTTGATGTTGCAGATAAAACAATTTTCCATTTCAAGTATTTCATTTTTGTATTTATACACTAAAAACATAAAGAATGAAAAAAAATAAATATTTATGCATAACTATCTTGATTTTATTGCATAAATATGTATTATGCAGATTAAGGAGAATGATATGATTGAAGTAGGAATCATCGGTGCCACGGGGTATGCCGGTTCACAGTTGACAGCAATACTGGCAAAACATCCGCAAGTGCATCTTTCTCACCTTGCTTCACATTCCTATGCAGGGGAAAAGATGTCTGATATATACCCGGGATTGGCCGGTAGCTGTGATCTTGTTCTTGAGGAAGAAGATCTGGAAAGCTTTGCCAAACGATGTGCTGTAGTGTTCTTGGCACTTCCTGCCGGTATTGCCGCAAAAGAAGTGACGCAGTCAGTTGTGAACAGTACGTTGCTGATAGACCTCGGTGCCGATTTCCGACTCAAGGATCCTGCTTGCTATGAACAATGGTACAAGAAACCAGCTCCTTCTCAGCAAATTCTTTCACAGGCTGTCTATGGGCTTTGTGAGCTGTGTGACCACGATTTGATTTCAAAATCATCTCTTATTGCAAATCCTGGTTGCTATACTACTTGTTCCATTCTCTCTTTGGCGCCTCTTCTTAAATACCATCTGGTTGAATCTGAGGTAATCAATGTAAATGCCTTGAGCGGTGTGTCAGGTGCAGGAAGAGGGGAGAAAGTGGCGAACCTGTTCTGTGAAGTGAACAGTTCCTGCAAGGCCTACGGTGTCAGCAGCCATCGCCATACTCCTGAAATTGAACAGGCGTTGGGTGAACTTTCCGGCCAGAAAGTCACTGTACAGTTCACTCCTCACCTGGTCCCGATGAACCGCGGTATCCTTGCTACCTGCCAGGCAAAGCTGAAAGCTGGAGTCAATCA from Spirochaetia bacterium harbors:
- the purE gene encoding 5-(carboxyamino)imidazole ribonucleotide mutase, which translates into the protein MNYKVAIVMGSDSDLPLAKETAQTLKELGIDYTCNIYSAHRTPDEATDFAKKAREKGYGTIIAIAGKAAHLAGVLASQTTLPVIGVPTSSSLEGLDALLATVQMPSGIPVATVAVDGAKNAALLAAQMLAITDAQLATALEELRAKQKENILGKNKDLAI
- the argC gene encoding N-acetyl-gamma-glutamyl-phosphate reductase, encoding MIEVGIIGATGYAGSQLTAILAKHPQVHLSHLASHSYAGEKMSDIYPGLAGSCDLVLEEEDLESFAKRCAVVFLALPAGIAAKEVTQSVVNSTLLIDLGADFRLKDPACYEQWYKKPAPSQQILSQAVYGLCELCDHDLISKSSLIANPGCYTTCSILSLAPLLKYHLVESEVINVNALSGVSGAGRGEKVANLFCEVNSSCKAYGVSSHRHTPEIEQALGELSGQKVTVQFTPHLVPMNRGILATCQAKLKAGVNQIQVDEAYHNMYDGKQFVHLMGKRPPETRFVLGTNRVDIGYVIDERTGCFIAMGALDNLVKGAAGQAVQNMNIHFGLEENMGLELLCANPY